One genomic window of Rhizobium sp. Pop5 includes the following:
- a CDS encoding GlxA family transcriptional regulator, with product MTLLQRSTERLDIDLLVLPDTNLILIASVIEPLRGANRISGSELYRWRLLTPDGAPVPTTSHIAIPTEGIFRATTEERPLFVLASYNWRGSATPALKMQLSQAARYRTVIAGIESGTWLLAEASLLDGLPATVHWEDYEDFALAYPEVGAVKDRFVIDAKRLTTSGSLPTVDLMLEIIRQRQGYSLALEVSRLFRYEQPSFHADEPLSAASAGLRMHDPRVTQAVHLMEEHIEQPLILTRLARRVGVSARHLQDLFQQSIGAPPHVHYLALRLNAARRKVIETTASFADIAAATGFNSASAFARSYRASFSESPSETRRRLRRRITPSEALP from the coding sequence GTGACCTTGCTGCAGCGATCGACCGAACGGCTCGATATCGATCTTCTCGTCCTGCCGGATACGAACCTGATCCTGATCGCGTCGGTTATCGAGCCACTGCGCGGCGCCAACCGTATTTCCGGGAGCGAACTCTATCGCTGGCGGCTGCTGACGCCGGACGGGGCGCCGGTGCCGACTACCAGCCATATCGCCATTCCGACCGAAGGAATCTTCCGGGCGACGACCGAGGAAAGGCCGCTTTTCGTGCTTGCCAGTTACAATTGGCGCGGTAGCGCCACGCCAGCGCTCAAGATGCAGCTTTCGCAGGCCGCCCGCTACCGTACGGTGATCGCCGGCATTGAATCCGGGACGTGGTTGCTTGCCGAGGCGAGCTTGCTCGACGGGTTGCCGGCGACCGTCCACTGGGAGGATTATGAGGATTTTGCGCTCGCCTATCCTGAGGTGGGGGCCGTCAAGGATCGCTTCGTGATCGACGCCAAGCGGCTGACGACCTCGGGCTCGCTTCCGACGGTGGACCTGATGCTTGAGATCATCAGGCAGCGGCAGGGTTATTCGCTGGCGCTCGAGGTCAGCCGCCTGTTCCGTTACGAGCAGCCTTCCTTTCATGCCGACGAGCCGCTTTCCGCAGCCTCGGCGGGACTTCGCATGCATGATCCCCGGGTGACGCAGGCGGTGCATCTGATGGAGGAGCATATCGAGCAGCCCCTGATCCTCACGCGGCTCGCCCGCAGGGTTGGCGTCAGCGCCCGGCATCTGCAGGATCTTTTCCAGCAGAGCATCGGCGCACCGCCGCATGTGCATTATCTCGCCCTGCGCCTGAACGCGGCGCGGCGCAAGGTGATCGAGACGACGGCCTCCTTCGCCGACATCGCGGCGGCGACCGGCTTCAATTCGGCTTCTGCCTTTGCGAGAAGCTACCGGGCGAGTTTTTCCGAGAGTCCATCCGAGACGCGCCGCCGCCTGCGCCGCCGCATCACGCCATCGGAGGCACTGCCATAG
- a CDS encoding 3-keto-5-aminohexanoate cleavage protein — MPLAMNRDVFITCAVTGAGDTVSKSSHVPITPKQIAQSAIDAAKAGAAVVHCHVRDPETGAASRRNDLYREVTDRIRSADVDVVLNLTAGMGGDLIFGNVESPLPLNPKGTDMAGATERVSHVAECLPEICTLDCGTMNFNLGDYVMTNTPAMLRAMAKKMTDLGVRPEIEAFDTGHLWFAKQLAEEDLIEDPVLIQLCMGIPWGAPDDLNTFMAMVNNVPASWTFSAFSIGRNAMAYPAAAVLAGGNVRVGLEDNLFVGKGQLATNAQLVEKAVQVVEGMGARIIGPEEVRKKLKLTKR, encoded by the coding sequence ATGCCTCTAGCGATGAACCGCGATGTCTTCATCACCTGCGCCGTGACCGGCGCCGGTGATACGGTCTCAAAATCCAGCCACGTGCCGATCACTCCCAAGCAGATTGCCCAATCCGCGATCGATGCGGCAAAGGCCGGCGCGGCGGTCGTTCACTGCCATGTCCGCGATCCGGAAACGGGTGCTGCCAGCCGCCGCAACGATCTCTACAGGGAAGTCACCGACCGTATCCGCTCGGCGGATGTCGATGTCGTCCTCAATCTGACTGCCGGCATGGGTGGCGACCTGATTTTCGGGAATGTCGAAAGTCCCCTTCCCCTTAACCCGAAGGGCACGGATATGGCGGGCGCCACCGAGCGTGTCAGCCATGTCGCCGAATGCCTGCCGGAGATCTGCACGCTCGACTGCGGCACGATGAACTTCAATCTCGGCGACTATGTCATGACCAATACGCCGGCCATGCTGCGGGCGATGGCGAAGAAGATGACTGATCTCGGCGTGCGGCCGGAGATCGAGGCCTTCGACACCGGCCATCTCTGGTTCGCCAAGCAGCTCGCCGAAGAAGACCTGATCGAAGACCCGGTGCTGATCCAGCTCTGCATGGGCATTCCATGGGGCGCACCCGACGATCTCAATACATTCATGGCGATGGTCAACAATGTGCCTGCGAGCTGGACCTTTTCGGCCTTCTCGATTGGCCGCAACGCCATGGCCTATCCGGCGGCGGCGGTTCTCGCCGGCGGCAACGTGCGTGTCGGCCTGGAGGACAATCTCTTCGTCGGCAAGGGCCAGCTCGCCACCAATGCGCAGCTCGTCGAAAAGGCCGTGCAGGTGGTGGAAGGCATGGGCGCGCGGATCATCGGTCCGGAAGAGGTCCGCAAGAAACTCAAACTGACGAAGCGCTGA
- a CDS encoding carnitine 3-dehydrogenase produces MTGISKAACIGGGVIGGGWIARFLLAGIDVDVFDPHPEADRIVGEVIANAEKAYAMLTGAPLPPRGRLRFCKTLEEAVAGADWIQESVPERLELKRGVLTQIDAAARPDALIGSSTSGLLPTDLQRDMKHPERLFVAHPYNPVYLLPLVEIVAGDKTSATTIQAAMDRLPPIGMKGVHIAKEIEAFVGDRLLEALWREALWLIHDDICTVETLDDVIRYSFGLRWAQMGLFQTYRIAGGEAGMRHFLAQFGPCLAWPWTKLTDVVDLDDALIEKIGRQSDEQAAGLSIRELERIRDENLVGILQSLKGGDSGKGWGAGKLLKDFEQSLWAKGGSAPASTDLSKPLKLIETKVSPAWVDYNGHMTEHRYLQVFGDTSDALLRLVGVDLAYVEAGHSYYTVESHIRHLGEAKLGQAIHSTCRVLAADDKRLHVFHTLYATATGEALATAEHLLLHVDSKAGKATPAPAAVLDKVKSIVAAHSELPLPEGAGRHVGQRR; encoded by the coding sequence ATGACAGGGATCAGCAAAGCAGCTTGTATCGGCGGCGGCGTCATCGGCGGCGGATGGATCGCCCGTTTCCTGCTCGCCGGCATCGACGTCGATGTGTTCGATCCGCATCCGGAGGCGGACCGCATCGTCGGCGAAGTGATTGCCAATGCCGAAAAAGCCTATGCCATGCTGACCGGCGCGCCGTTGCCGCCGCGCGGCAGGCTGCGCTTCTGCAAGACATTGGAGGAGGCTGTCGCCGGCGCCGACTGGATCCAGGAAAGCGTGCCGGAGCGGCTCGAACTCAAGCGCGGGGTGCTGACCCAAATCGATGCCGCGGCACGTCCCGACGCTCTGATCGGCTCTTCCACCTCTGGCCTGCTGCCGACCGATCTGCAGCGGGACATGAAACATCCCGAGCGCCTCTTCGTCGCTCATCCCTACAATCCCGTCTATCTCTTGCCGCTCGTCGAAATCGTTGCCGGCGACAAGACATCGGCGACGACCATCCAGGCGGCGATGGACAGACTGCCGCCGATCGGGATGAAGGGCGTCCATATCGCCAAGGAGATCGAGGCCTTCGTCGGCGATCGGCTGCTCGAAGCGCTCTGGCGCGAGGCCCTTTGGCTGATCCATGACGATATCTGCACCGTCGAGACGCTCGATGACGTCATCCGCTACTCCTTCGGCCTGCGCTGGGCGCAGATGGGCCTGTTCCAGACTTATCGTATCGCCGGCGGCGAGGCCGGGATGCGCCATTTCCTTGCGCAATTCGGCCCATGCCTCGCCTGGCCCTGGACCAAGCTCACGGATGTCGTCGATCTCGATGATGCATTGATCGAAAAGATCGGCCGGCAATCCGACGAACAGGCGGCGGGTCTTTCGATCCGTGAGCTCGAACGTATCCGCGACGAAAATCTCGTTGGCATTCTCCAGTCCCTCAAGGGCGGCGATAGCGGCAAAGGTTGGGGCGCCGGCAAGCTCTTGAAGGATTTCGAGCAATCGCTCTGGGCGAAGGGCGGCAGTGCGCCGGCTTCCACCGATCTTTCGAAGCCGCTAAAGCTCATCGAAACGAAGGTGAGCCCTGCCTGGGTCGACTATAACGGCCACATGACCGAACACCGCTACCTCCAGGTCTTCGGCGATACGTCGGATGCGTTGCTGCGTCTTGTCGGCGTCGACCTTGCCTATGTCGAGGCGGGCCACAGTTACTACACGGTCGAAAGCCACATCCGCCATCTCGGCGAGGCAAAGCTTGGGCAGGCGATCCATTCGACCTGCCGGGTTCTGGCCGCCGACGACAAACGGCTGCATGTCTTCCACACCCTGTACGCTACAGCGACGGGCGAGGCGCTCGCCACCGCCGAGCACCTGCTGCTGCATGTCGACAGCAAGGCGGGCAAGGCGACACCGGCGCCGGCCGCCGTGCTCGACAAGGTCAAGTCGATCGTCGCGGCTCATTCGGAATTGCCGCTGCCGGAAGGCGCCGGCCGTCACGTCGGCCAGAGGCGATAG
- a CDS encoding acyl-CoA dehydrogenase family protein: MDFGLSAEQEMIVDTVRAFVETEIYPHEKEVERTGIVPPELGREIQRKCIDLGFYACNFPEEIGGAGLDHLTFTLVERELGRGSLGLTVFFGRPSGILMACEGEQRQRYLLPAVRGEKIDALAITEPDAGSDMRGMKCAARRDGGDFVLNGTKHFISHADVADFVIVFAATGEEETPKGVKKKITAFLVDRGTPGFDILKGYDSVSHRGYHNSTLSFENCRIPEAQVLGEVHRGFDIANQWLYGTRLTVAATCVGRARRVFDLALPYAAERKQFGKPIGANQGVSFKLADMITEIDAADWLTLAAAWQVDAGRPADRQIASAKLYASEMLARVTDEAIQIFGGMGLMDDLPLARFWRDARVERIWDGTSEIQRHIISRDLLRPLGA; this comes from the coding sequence ATGGATTTCGGTCTCAGCGCAGAACAGGAAATGATCGTCGACACGGTTCGCGCCTTCGTCGAAACCGAAATCTATCCGCATGAAAAAGAGGTCGAGCGCACTGGCATCGTCCCGCCGGAACTCGGGCGCGAGATCCAGCGCAAATGCATCGATCTCGGCTTCTACGCCTGCAATTTCCCGGAAGAGATCGGCGGGGCCGGTCTCGATCATCTTACCTTCACGCTGGTCGAGCGGGAGCTTGGACGTGGCTCGCTGGGCCTGACGGTTTTCTTCGGCCGGCCCTCCGGCATCCTGATGGCCTGTGAGGGCGAGCAGCGTCAGCGTTACCTCCTGCCCGCGGTGCGCGGCGAGAAGATCGACGCGCTCGCGATCACCGAGCCGGATGCCGGCTCCGACATGCGCGGTATGAAATGCGCCGCCCGCCGCGACGGCGGCGACTTCGTGCTCAACGGCACGAAACATTTCATCTCGCATGCCGATGTCGCCGATTTCGTCATCGTCTTTGCCGCAACCGGCGAGGAAGAGACGCCGAAAGGCGTCAAGAAGAAGATTACTGCCTTCCTGGTGGATCGAGGCACACCGGGCTTCGACATCCTCAAGGGCTACGATTCCGTTTCGCACCGCGGCTACCACAACTCAACTCTCAGCTTCGAAAATTGCCGCATTCCCGAAGCCCAGGTGCTGGGCGAGGTGCATCGCGGTTTCGATATCGCCAACCAATGGCTTTACGGCACGCGGCTGACGGTTGCCGCCACCTGCGTCGGCCGGGCGCGTCGCGTCTTCGACCTGGCGCTCCCCTATGCCGCCGAGCGCAAGCAGTTTGGGAAGCCGATCGGCGCCAATCAGGGCGTTTCCTTCAAGCTTGCCGACATGATCACTGAGATCGACGCGGCCGACTGGCTGACGCTTGCCGCCGCCTGGCAGGTCGACGCCGGCCGGCCCGCAGACCGGCAGATCGCCTCTGCCAAGCTCTACGCCTCGGAAATGCTCGCCCGCGTCACGGATGAGGCGATCCAGATTTTCGGGGGCATGGGCCTGATGGACGACCTGCCGCTCGCCCGCTTCTGGCGCGATGCGCGCGTCGAGCGCATCTGGGATGGCACCTCCGAGATCCAGCGGCATATCATCAGCCGCGATCTGCTTCGGCCCTTGGGAGCGTGA
- a CDS encoding acetate--CoA ligase family protein, whose translation MTSSPLDRLLRPQTIAVFGGREARRVVEQCDRMGFSGEIWPVHPKLDEVLGRRCYRSLSDLPAAPDAAFIGVNRTLTVDVVRGLSRAGAGGAVCYASGFSEATAELADGAELQQALVEAAGDMPILGPNCYGLINGLDGALLWPDQHGMQRIERGVAILTQSSNIALNLTMQTRGLPIAYVVTAGNQAQTSLADVACALMEDPRVTAVGLHVEGFGDLAALERLATIARRSKKPVVVLKVGRSEQAKHAAVSHTASLAGSDAVADAVLARLGLGRVQTLPALLETLKLLHIAGPLANHSISSMSCSGGEASLMADAAVGRKVEFPVLQPPLLPRLRRVLGEMVALSNPLDYHTFVWGDLAGQTEAFSAMFEGGYALNLVVLDFPRSDRCEASEWMTTVDAVVAAASATGALAGVLATLPENMPEPVSGRLMAKGVVAFSGIDEAITAAEVAAGIGEAWGRPPPLPLLNVIPLDGELETLTEADAKIELVACGLPVPWGLQAFSPGEAAAQAERLGFPVVLKGLGIAHKTEAGAVVLNLRDREAVWNAAAAMATDAGYLVEKMIGPPVAELIVGAIRDPVFGLSLTLGAGGIFVELLDDSVILSLPATKADIRAAISRLKIAKLIHGYRGRPKGDLEATVDAVAAAAEYVVMNAVCLEELDINPLMVLPEERGVAAVDALIRRRR comes from the coding sequence ATGACCTCAAGCCCGCTCGACCGCCTGCTCAGACCGCAAACGATCGCCGTCTTCGGCGGCCGCGAGGCGCGCAGGGTGGTTGAGCAGTGCGACCGCATGGGCTTTTCAGGCGAGATCTGGCCGGTCCATCCGAAACTCGATGAGGTGCTTGGGCGACGCTGCTATCGCTCCCTCTCGGATCTGCCTGCGGCACCGGACGCCGCCTTCATCGGCGTCAACAGAACGCTCACCGTCGACGTCGTGCGCGGCCTTTCACGGGCCGGTGCCGGCGGGGCGGTCTGTTATGCCTCAGGCTTCAGCGAGGCGACTGCGGAACTTGCCGATGGCGCCGAGCTGCAGCAAGCCCTTGTGGAGGCGGCCGGCGACATGCCGATCCTCGGGCCCAACTGTTACGGGCTGATCAATGGTCTCGACGGCGCGCTGTTATGGCCCGATCAGCACGGCATGCAGCGGATCGAACGCGGTGTTGCGATCCTAACCCAGTCCTCCAATATCGCGCTCAATCTGACCATGCAGACCCGTGGGCTGCCGATCGCCTATGTAGTGACGGCTGGCAACCAGGCGCAGACATCGCTTGCCGATGTCGCCTGCGCGCTGATGGAGGACCCGCGTGTGACGGCGGTCGGCCTTCATGTCGAAGGGTTCGGCGATCTTGCCGCCCTCGAACGCCTTGCCACCATCGCCCGCCGGTCGAAGAAGCCTGTGGTCGTGCTGAAAGTCGGCAGGTCGGAACAGGCAAAACACGCGGCCGTGTCGCATACCGCGTCGCTTGCCGGCAGCGATGCCGTCGCTGATGCCGTCCTTGCCCGCCTCGGTCTCGGTCGTGTCCAGACCCTGCCGGCGCTTCTGGAAACCTTGAAGCTCCTGCATATTGCCGGTCCGCTTGCAAACCATTCGATCTCGTCCATGAGCTGTTCCGGCGGCGAGGCTTCGCTGATGGCGGATGCCGCCGTCGGCCGCAAGGTGGAGTTCCCCGTTCTGCAGCCGCCGCTATTGCCGCGTCTTCGGCGGGTGCTAGGCGAGATGGTGGCGCTTTCCAATCCGCTCGACTACCACACCTTCGTCTGGGGCGATCTCGCCGGTCAGACCGAAGCCTTCAGCGCCATGTTCGAGGGCGGTTACGCGCTCAATCTCGTGGTCCTCGATTTTCCCCGCAGCGACCGATGCGAGGCATCCGAATGGATGACGACCGTGGACGCGGTCGTTGCCGCCGCCTCCGCGACCGGTGCGCTGGCCGGCGTGCTTGCGACCCTTCCGGAAAACATGCCGGAGCCGGTCTCCGGTCGTCTGATGGCAAAGGGCGTGGTCGCCTTCTCCGGTATCGACGAAGCCATAACCGCGGCGGAAGTCGCCGCCGGGATCGGCGAGGCCTGGGGTCGTCCGCCTCCCCTGCCCCTGCTTAACGTCATCCCTCTTGATGGCGAGCTCGAGACGCTGACGGAAGCTGATGCGAAGATCGAGCTTGTTGCCTGCGGCCTCCCTGTTCCCTGGGGGCTGCAGGCTTTTTCTCCTGGTGAAGCCGCCGCGCAGGCGGAACGGCTCGGTTTCCCTGTCGTGCTGAAGGGGCTCGGTATCGCACACAAGACCGAGGCCGGGGCCGTCGTGCTCAACCTCAGGGACCGGGAAGCAGTGTGGAATGCGGCGGCGGCCATGGCCACTGATGCCGGCTATCTCGTCGAGAAGATGATCGGGCCGCCGGTTGCCGAGCTCATTGTCGGTGCCATCCGTGACCCTGTCTTCGGACTGTCGCTTACCTTGGGAGCGGGCGGAATTTTCGTCGAACTGCTCGACGATTCCGTCATCCTGTCGCTTCCGGCGACGAAAGCCGATATTCGCGCGGCGATTTCGCGGCTCAAAATTGCAAAATTGATCCATGGTTATCGCGGCCGGCCGAAAGGCGATCTCGAAGCCACGGTCGACGCTGTCGCAGCTGCGGCAGAATATGTCGTAATGAATGCGGTGTGCCTGGAGGAACTGGACATTAATCCCCTGATGGTTCTTCCCGAAGAGCGCGGTGTTGCGGCAGTTGATGCTCTCATACGGCGAAGGAGGTAA
- a CDS encoding carnitinyl-CoA dehydratase, translating into MSDHIRTRRDGAVLEVVIDRPKANAIDLATSRDMGLIFRDFRDDPELRVAIVTGSGEKFFCAGWDLKAAAAGDAVDGDYGLGGFGGLQELRDLNKPVICAVNGICCGGGLEIALSTDLIIAAEHATFALPEIRSGTVADAASIKLPKRIPYHIAMDMLLTGRWLDVHEAHRWGFVNEVLPADRLMERAWELARLLESGPPLVYAAIKEIVREAEGSTFQTAMNKITKRQFATVDRLYSSEDQLEGARAFAEKRSPIWKGR; encoded by the coding sequence TTGAGCGACCACATTCGCACACGACGTGACGGCGCAGTGCTTGAAGTCGTTATCGACCGGCCGAAGGCGAATGCCATCGACCTTGCGACCAGCCGTGACATGGGATTGATCTTCCGGGATTTTCGCGACGACCCCGAATTGCGCGTCGCCATCGTCACGGGTTCGGGCGAGAAGTTTTTCTGCGCCGGATGGGATTTGAAGGCGGCCGCCGCTGGCGATGCCGTCGACGGTGACTACGGCCTAGGCGGTTTCGGCGGGCTGCAGGAGCTGCGTGACCTCAACAAGCCCGTCATTTGTGCGGTCAACGGCATCTGCTGCGGCGGCGGGCTGGAGATCGCGCTTTCGACCGATCTGATCATCGCGGCCGAGCATGCGACCTTCGCCCTGCCGGAAATCCGTTCGGGCACGGTCGCCGATGCCGCATCGATCAAGCTGCCGAAGCGCATCCCCTATCACATCGCGATGGACATGCTTTTGACGGGACGCTGGCTCGATGTTCACGAGGCGCATCGCTGGGGCTTCGTCAATGAGGTTCTACCGGCCGACCGGCTGATGGAAAGAGCCTGGGAGCTTGCCCGTTTACTCGAAAGCGGGCCGCCGCTCGTCTATGCGGCGATCAAGGAAATCGTGCGCGAAGCGGAAGGTTCTACGTTCCAGACTGCCATGAACAAAATCACCAAGCGGCAGTTTGCGACAGTCGACCGGCTCTATTCGAGCGAAGACCAATTGGAAGGCGCCCGGGCGTTCGCCGAGAAGCGAAGCCCCATTTGGAAAGGACGATAA
- a CDS encoding ABC transporter substrate-binding protein: protein MNDYTKYLASRVTAGGLSRREFMGRAMAAGITLAVADKLFTESAQAAEPKRGGHLKLGLEGGAATDSKDPAKFLSQFMFCVGRCWGDMLVESDPLTGAAVPALAESWEPSKDAVTWTFKIRKGVKFHDGKELTIDDVVATLKRHTDKKSESGALGVLGSIKEIKADGGNLVLTLSEGNADMPLLLSDYHLVIQPNGGVDDPLASIGTGPYKLASFEAGVRATFEKNKDDWRTDRGYVDSIEIIGMNDATARIAALSSGQVHYINRVDPKTVSLLKRAPNVEILSTAGRGHYVFIMHCDKAPFDNNDLRLALKYAMDRETMVQKILGGYGKVGNDFPINATYALFPEGIEQRVYDPDKAAFHYKKSGHSGSVLLRTSEVAFPGAVDAAVLYQESCKKAGIEIEVKREPGDGYWTNVWNVQPFSTSYWGGRPTQDQMYSTAYLSTADWNDTRFKRPDFDKLLLQARAELDEAKRKEMYRTMAMTVRDEGGVILPMFNDFVNASTKQVKGYVHDIGNDMSNGYVATRVWLDA from the coding sequence ATGAACGACTACACCAAATATCTCGCAAGCCGCGTCACCGCTGGCGGGCTCAGCCGCCGCGAATTCATGGGACGCGCCATGGCGGCCGGCATCACACTTGCCGTCGCCGACAAGCTCTTCACCGAAAGTGCGCAAGCCGCTGAACCGAAGCGCGGCGGCCATCTGAAGCTCGGCCTCGAAGGCGGTGCCGCCACCGATTCCAAGGACCCGGCGAAATTCCTGTCGCAGTTCATGTTCTGCGTCGGCCGCTGCTGGGGCGACATGCTGGTCGAATCCGACCCGCTGACGGGTGCCGCCGTGCCGGCGCTCGCCGAATCCTGGGAGCCCTCGAAAGACGCGGTGACCTGGACCTTCAAGATCCGCAAGGGCGTCAAGTTCCACGACGGCAAGGAACTGACGATCGACGACGTCGTCGCCACGCTGAAGCGCCACACCGATAAGAAGTCGGAATCCGGCGCGCTCGGCGTCCTCGGCTCGATCAAGGAGATCAAGGCCGACGGCGGCAACCTCGTGCTGACGCTCAGCGAAGGCAATGCGGACATGCCGCTGCTGCTGTCGGACTACCATCTGGTCATCCAGCCGAATGGCGGCGTTGACGATCCCTTGGCCTCGATCGGCACCGGTCCCTATAAGCTGGCGAGCTTCGAGGCCGGCGTCCGCGCCACCTTCGAGAAGAACAAGGACGACTGGCGCACCGACCGGGGTTACGTCGATTCGATCGAGATCATCGGCATGAACGATGCGACCGCCCGCATCGCGGCACTCTCATCCGGCCAGGTGCACTATATCAACCGCGTCGACCCGAAGACGGTCAGCCTCTTGAAACGCGCACCCAATGTCGAGATCCTCTCGACCGCCGGTCGCGGCCACTACGTCTTCATCATGCATTGCGACAAGGCGCCGTTCGACAATAACGACCTGCGCCTGGCGCTCAAATACGCCATGGACCGCGAGACCATGGTGCAGAAGATCCTCGGCGGTTACGGCAAAGTCGGCAACGACTTCCCGATCAACGCCACCTATGCGCTCTTCCCCGAGGGCATCGAGCAGCGCGTTTACGATCCCGACAAGGCAGCCTTCCACTACAAAAAGTCGGGGCATAGCGGCTCGGTCCTCCTGCGCACATCGGAAGTCGCCTTTCCCGGCGCCGTCGATGCGGCTGTCCTTTATCAGGAAAGCTGCAAGAAGGCCGGCATCGAGATCGAGGTCAAGCGCGAACCGGGTGACGGTTACTGGACCAATGTCTGGAACGTCCAGCCCTTCTCGACTTCCTATTGGGGTGGCCGCCCGACGCAGGACCAGATGTATTCCACCGCCTATCTCTCGACGGCGGACTGGAACGACACCCGCTTCAAGCGTCCCGACTTCGACAAGCTGCTTCTGCAGGCCCGCGCCGAACTGGATGAAGCCAAGCGCAAGGAGATGTACCGCACTATGGCGATGACGGTGCGCGACGAGGGCGGCGTGATCCTGCCGATGTTCAACGACTTCGTGAACGCCTCCACCAAGCAGGTGAAGGGTTATGTCCACGATATCGGCAACGACATGTCGAACGGCTACGTTGCAACGCGCGTCTGGCTGGACGCCTAG
- a CDS encoding ABC transporter permease → MTNPAPSNILPGLRFRQRFPLLALILERFVLSIVLLFAVSILIFGGLEALPGDFATTYLGQSATPQAVANIRQDLGLNRPVTTRYVEWLGNAVQGDFGTSWASKNSVSEQIGKRLGNSLFLAGFAAVISVPLAIGLGMVSVHFRNRMPDKIINVISLAAISLPEFFIGYLLILFFAVKFGMATFPATVYDSMGFVERLKAIALPTATLVLVVLAHMMRMTRAAILSVMSSAYMETAELKGLSAFRSIVKHAAPNALAPIINVVALNLAYLVVGVVVVEVVFVYPGMGQYMVDAVTVRDMPVVQACGLIFAAVYIFLNMTADILAIIANPRLRHPR, encoded by the coding sequence ATGACCAACCCTGCCCCAAGCAATATCCTGCCCGGCCTCCGGTTCCGGCAGCGTTTTCCGCTGCTGGCCCTCATCCTCGAGCGTTTCGTGCTCAGCATTGTCCTGCTTTTTGCCGTCTCCATCCTGATCTTCGGCGGACTGGAAGCCCTCCCCGGCGATTTTGCCACCACGTATCTCGGCCAGTCGGCGACGCCGCAGGCCGTCGCCAATATCCGTCAGGATCTCGGGCTCAATCGCCCGGTCACGACGCGCTATGTCGAATGGCTCGGCAACGCCGTCCAGGGCGATTTCGGCACCTCCTGGGCCAGCAAGAATTCGGTCAGCGAGCAAATAGGCAAGCGCCTCGGCAATTCGCTCTTCCTGGCGGGTTTTGCGGCTGTGATTTCGGTGCCGCTCGCCATCGGGCTCGGCATGGTGTCGGTGCACTTCCGCAACCGTATGCCCGACAAGATCATCAACGTGATCTCGCTGGCGGCGATCTCGCTGCCGGAATTCTTCATCGGTTATCTGCTGATCCTCTTCTTCGCGGTGAAGTTCGGCATGGCGACCTTTCCGGCGACCGTCTATGACAGCATGGGTTTCGTCGAGCGGTTGAAGGCGATCGCGCTGCCAACGGCGACCCTCGTGCTGGTCGTGCTCGCGCACATGATGCGCATGACGCGCGCGGCGATCCTCTCCGTCATGTCGTCGGCCTATATGGAGACCGCGGAGTTGAAGGGCCTCAGCGCTTTCCGTTCGATCGTCAAGCATGCCGCTCCCAATGCGCTGGCGCCGATCATCAATGTCGTCGCGTTGAACCTCGCCTATCTCGTGGTCGGCGTCGTCGTCGTCGAGGTCGTCTTCGTCTATCCCGGCATGGGGCAATATATGGTCGATGCGGTGACGGTTCGCGATATGCCCGTCGTGCAGGCCTGCGGCCTTATCTTCGCGGCCGTTTACATCTTCCTCAACATGACGGCCGATATCCTCGCGATCATCGCCAATCCCCGGCTGAGGCATCCACGATGA
- a CDS encoding ABC transporter permease, producing MRLRDIPITAWIGMIGIAIAFIFALFAPWIAPYGETQVVGDVWAPADANYVFGLDNLGRDILSRLIFGARTTLLVASAATIISFSLGIILSFTAAVSRGLIDTVLSRFNDLMMSIPTLIFALVVLAVLPQNMIVLILVMAILDSTRVYRLGRAVALDVAVMEFVEAAKLRGEGKLWIIFREILPNTLSPLLAEFGLRFAFSILFLSTLSFLGLGIQPPAADWGGMVKDNKDGIIFGISAALVPGSAIAALAVCVNLVVDWLLKRTSSLKGGRGDA from the coding sequence ATGAGATTGAGAGACATCCCCATCACCGCCTGGATCGGCATGATCGGCATCGCCATCGCCTTCATCTTCGCCCTCTTTGCGCCCTGGATCGCCCCCTATGGCGAAACCCAGGTCGTCGGCGATGTCTGGGCGCCTGCCGACGCCAATTACGTCTTCGGTCTCGACAATCTCGGCCGCGACATCCTCTCGCGCCTGATCTTCGGCGCGCGCACGACGCTGCTCGTCGCCTCCGCCGCCACCATCATCTCCTTCTCGCTCGGCATCATCCTCAGCTTCACCGCCGCCGTCTCGCGTGGCCTCATCGACACCGTCCTCTCACGCTTCAACGATCTGATGATGTCGATCCCGACGCTGATTTTTGCGCTGGTGGTGCTGGCGGTGCTGCCACAGAATATGATCGTTCTCATCCTTGTGATGGCGATCCTGGATTCCACCCGCGTCTACCGTCTCGGTCGCGCCGTGGCGCTGGATGTCGCGGTGATGGAATTCGTCGAGGCGGCGAAGCTGCGCGGCGAAGGCAAGCTCTGGATCATCTTCCGTGAAATCCTGCCGAACACGCTGTCGCCGCTGCTCGCCGAGTTCGGGCTGCGTTTCGCCTTCTCGATCCTCTTCCTCTCGACCCTGTCTTTCCTCGGCCTCGGCATCCAGCCGCCGGCGGCCGATTGGGGCGGCATGGTCAAGGACAACAAGGACGGCATCATCTTCGGCATATCGGCCGCACTGGTGCCAGGCTCGGCGATCGCGGCCCTTGCCGTCTGCGTCAACCTCGTCGTCGACTGGCTCCTGAAACGCACATCCAGCCTCAAGGGAGGGCGCGGCGATGCCTGA